A part of Myxococcus landrumus genomic DNA contains:
- a CDS encoding histidine phosphatase family protein, protein MDWRLPGGVTRMILVRHGRPSEEMKGRCYGRLDVSLAPEGHVQAQRAASLLSQVELHGLYSSPRLRALDTAKRVAEGRGVGLQVEEAFREIDFGLFEGLTYEEAERRFPSLYAEWMAHPEKVRFPEGETFSEMRERVREGGRALRARHPGQCFALVSHGGVNRTLLAEALGMADPHLFRLDQVHAAVNVIDFYGDEPVVKLMNLEP, encoded by the coding sequence GTGGACTGGCGGCTGCCCGGCGGCGTGACGCGGATGATTCTGGTGAGGCACGGCAGGCCCTCGGAGGAGATGAAGGGGCGCTGCTATGGCCGGCTCGACGTGAGCCTCGCTCCAGAGGGACATGTGCAGGCCCAGCGCGCGGCCAGCCTGCTCTCGCAGGTGGAGTTGCACGGCCTGTATTCGAGTCCTCGGCTGCGTGCGCTCGACACGGCGAAGCGGGTGGCGGAAGGGCGCGGCGTGGGCCTCCAGGTGGAGGAGGCCTTTCGCGAAATCGACTTCGGACTCTTCGAGGGACTCACCTACGAAGAGGCCGAGCGCCGCTTCCCGAGCCTCTACGCCGAGTGGATGGCGCACCCCGAGAAGGTCCGGTTCCCAGAGGGAGAGACCTTCTCCGAGATGCGCGAGCGCGTCCGCGAGGGAGGCCGCGCCCTGCGCGCACGCCATCCGGGACAGTGCTTCGCGCTGGTGTCACACGGAGGCGTCAACCGCACGCTGCTGGCCGAGGCCCTCGGCATGGCGGACCCGCACTTGTTCCGGTTGGACCAGGTCCACGCGGCGGTGAATGTCATCGACTTCTATGGCGACGAGCCCGTGGTGAAGCTGATGAACCTGGAGCCCTGA
- a CDS encoding metal-dependent hydrolase, with protein MSPIVHAELSWLMSQVLRERRDRILVTCAGLAPDVDGLTLLAGEAWYVRYHHVLFHGYVGALITAAVCMALARQRARVALLALGAFHLHLVCDLLGSGPGWPIHYFWPTSMREWFWAGQWDLASWQNAVIALVVTLACLAGALRWRRTFVEVLSPRWDIEVTKTLRRRFLSEQETSASSSTRN; from the coding sequence ATGAGCCCCATCGTCCATGCGGAGCTGTCGTGGCTGATGTCCCAGGTCCTGCGCGAGCGACGCGACCGCATCCTCGTCACGTGCGCGGGGCTGGCGCCGGACGTGGATGGGCTCACGCTGCTGGCGGGTGAGGCGTGGTACGTGCGCTATCACCACGTGCTCTTCCATGGCTACGTGGGGGCGCTCATCACCGCCGCGGTGTGCATGGCGCTGGCGCGACAGCGAGCCCGCGTGGCCCTGCTCGCGCTGGGCGCCTTCCACCTGCACCTCGTCTGCGACCTCCTGGGCAGCGGACCTGGGTGGCCCATCCACTACTTCTGGCCCACGAGCATGCGGGAGTGGTTCTGGGCGGGGCAGTGGGACCTGGCGTCGTGGCAGAACGCGGTCATCGCGCTCGTCGTGACGCTGGCGTGCCTGGCGGGCGCGCTGCGCTGGCGGAGGACCTTCGTGGAGGTGCTCTCCCCCCGCTGGGACATCGAGGTGACGAAGACCCTGCGGCGGCGCTTCCTGTCGGAGCAGGAGACTTCCGCGTCCTCGTCCACCAGAAATTGA
- a CDS encoding HlyD family secretion protein, with protein sequence MSTASPSMDSPNHDPSKTAPSLVKEPAAPRSRAKKVLPALLALAVVGGGVRWLVSRGHESTDDAQVEGRIANVSPRISGQVAKVLVNDNQRVKAGEVLVELDATDLEAKLEVARADVQSAEAQASNAQAQLSLTEVNAGATLRQARGGVVQASSGISSSKAALNQAQADVVAAEARFKLADADLVRVKTLKAEGAVTQADLDARESAYDQSKAALDVARAKLASTEAGVQGSSGGLETAQGRLAAAETGPVQVTAAQAAVKLSNAKLKQAQAALHLAELAVSYTKVRAPVDGVVSRRTVELGQMVGPERPLMAVVPQDDVWVVANFKEDQVGEMKEGQPVEVTVDAFNGHAFKGHVDSLAGASGARFALLPPDNASGNFVKVVQRIPVLIRFDGGPQGLALKPGMSAIVTVDTRSN encoded by the coding sequence ATGAGTACTGCTTCCCCCTCGATGGACTCCCCGAACCATGACCCCTCGAAGACGGCGCCTTCCCTCGTGAAGGAGCCCGCCGCGCCCCGCTCCCGCGCCAAGAAGGTGCTGCCCGCGCTCCTGGCCCTGGCGGTGGTGGGCGGAGGGGTTCGCTGGCTGGTGTCGCGCGGCCACGAGTCCACGGACGACGCACAGGTGGAGGGCCGCATCGCCAACGTGTCGCCTCGCATCTCCGGCCAGGTGGCCAAGGTGCTGGTGAACGACAACCAGCGGGTGAAGGCCGGTGAGGTCCTGGTGGAGCTGGACGCCACGGACCTGGAGGCGAAGCTGGAGGTGGCTCGCGCGGACGTGCAGAGCGCGGAGGCGCAGGCGTCCAACGCGCAGGCGCAGTTGTCACTCACGGAGGTCAACGCGGGCGCGACGCTGCGGCAGGCCCGCGGTGGCGTGGTGCAGGCGAGCAGCGGCATCAGCTCGTCCAAGGCGGCGCTGAACCAGGCGCAGGCGGACGTGGTGGCGGCGGAGGCTCGCTTCAAGCTGGCGGACGCGGACCTGGTGCGCGTGAAGACGTTGAAGGCGGAGGGCGCGGTGACGCAGGCGGACCTGGACGCGCGGGAGTCCGCGTATGACCAGTCGAAGGCGGCGCTGGACGTGGCTCGCGCGAAGCTGGCCTCCACCGAGGCGGGAGTGCAGGGCTCGTCCGGTGGCCTCGAGACGGCGCAGGGCCGGCTGGCCGCGGCGGAGACGGGGCCGGTGCAGGTGACGGCGGCGCAGGCGGCGGTGAAGCTGTCCAACGCGAAGCTGAAGCAGGCCCAGGCCGCGCTGCACCTGGCGGAGCTGGCGGTCTCGTACACGAAGGTGCGCGCGCCGGTGGACGGCGTGGTGAGCCGCCGCACGGTGGAGCTGGGGCAGATGGTGGGCCCGGAGCGTCCGCTGATGGCGGTGGTGCCGCAGGACGATGTCTGGGTGGTGGCCAACTTCAAGGAGGACCAGGTGGGCGAGATGAAGGAGGGCCAGCCCGTGGAGGTGACGGTGGATGCGTTCAACGGCCACGCCTTCAAGGGGCACGTCGACAGCCTCGCGGGCGCCAGCGGTGCGCGCTTCGCGCTGCTGCCTCCTGACAACGCCTCCGGCAACTTCGTCAAGGTGGTGCAGCGCATCCCCGTGCTCATCCGCTTCGATGGGGGCCCGCAGGGTCTGGCGCTCAAGCCGGGCATGAGCGCCATCGTCACCGTGGATACGAGGAGCAACTAG
- a CDS encoding MarR family winged helix-turn-helix transcriptional regulator gives MTVNPPPITRYERLQRLAKRFPELDPGAIETCISLLRLSNDLSAAYDTSLARWGLSTGRFTVLVRLYSASETEDGRSLTPAELAESSCVSRATMTGLLDTLEKDGLISREDHPEDRRMYTVSLTRKARALLEEMFPEHYRRVASLMSGLSEEERDTLRALLAKVSTHLPAFREP, from the coding sequence ATGACCGTGAATCCTCCCCCCATCACCCGCTACGAGCGGCTGCAGCGTCTGGCGAAGCGCTTTCCGGAGCTGGACCCTGGCGCCATCGAGACCTGCATCTCCTTGTTGCGGCTGTCGAACGACCTGTCGGCCGCCTACGACACGAGTCTGGCGCGCTGGGGGCTGTCCACGGGCCGCTTCACCGTGCTGGTCCGCCTGTACTCCGCCAGCGAGACGGAGGATGGCCGGAGCCTCACCCCCGCGGAGCTCGCGGAGAGCTCCTGTGTGAGCCGCGCCACCATGACGGGGTTGCTCGACACGCTGGAGAAGGACGGCCTCATCTCCCGGGAGGACCACCCCGAAGACCGCCGGATGTACACCGTGAGCCTCACCCGCAAGGCGCGCGCGCTGCTCGAGGAGATGTTCCCCGAGCACTACCGCCGCGTGGCCTCGCTCATGTCGGGCCTGAGTGAAGAGGAGCGCGACACCCTCCGAGCGCTGCTGGCCAAGGTCTCCACACACCTGCCCGCCTTCCGGGAGCCGTAA
- the cobT gene encoding nicotinate-nucleotide--dimethylbenzimidazole phosphoribosyltransferase: MPAYREVLARIPDPDTDAGRQCQGLLDVKTKPQGSLGRLEELACQWAALRGEAAPAMPRKGLVVMAADHGVTEEGVSAYPAEVTAQMVANFSRGGAAINVLARQHGVRVEVVDMGVRVPLPGLQGVRNHRLGPGTGNFTRGPAMSRRLAEEALSVGTLLALELAESGVTLIGLGDMGIGNTTSSAALTCVLAGVSPDMATGRGTGVDDAGLTRKVEVVRRALAVNQPDAADPLDVLAKVGGFEIAGLAGVALGAASKRIPVMLDGFISSVAGLVAARLCPRVMPFLLASHMSREAGHRRVLEALRLRPLLDLGLRLGEGTGAVLAMGLLDSSLHILHEMATFASAGVAEKSRR; this comes from the coding sequence ATGCCTGCGTATCGCGAAGTACTCGCCCGGATACCCGACCCCGATACCGACGCTGGCAGGCAGTGCCAGGGATTGCTGGACGTGAAGACCAAGCCCCAAGGCAGCCTGGGGCGCCTGGAGGAGCTGGCCTGCCAGTGGGCGGCGCTCCGAGGCGAGGCCGCGCCCGCGATGCCTCGCAAGGGGCTGGTCGTGATGGCCGCGGACCACGGCGTGACGGAGGAAGGCGTGAGCGCCTATCCCGCCGAAGTCACCGCGCAGATGGTCGCCAACTTCTCCCGAGGCGGCGCCGCCATCAACGTCCTGGCCCGGCAGCACGGCGTCCGCGTGGAGGTCGTGGACATGGGCGTGCGGGTTCCGCTCCCAGGACTCCAGGGCGTGCGCAACCACCGCCTGGGGCCCGGCACGGGGAACTTCACCCGAGGGCCCGCGATGTCGCGCCGGCTGGCCGAGGAGGCACTGAGCGTGGGCACGCTGCTGGCGCTGGAGCTGGCGGAGTCGGGTGTGACGCTGATCGGCCTGGGGGACATGGGCATCGGCAACACCACGTCGTCGGCGGCGCTCACGTGCGTGCTCGCGGGCGTGTCGCCGGACATGGCCACGGGGCGAGGCACGGGCGTGGATGACGCGGGCCTCACCCGCAAGGTGGAGGTGGTGCGCCGAGCGCTCGCGGTGAATCAGCCGGACGCGGCGGACCCGCTGGACGTGCTCGCCAAGGTGGGGGGATTCGAGATCGCGGGCCTCGCGGGTGTGGCGTTGGGCGCGGCGTCCAAGCGCATCCCCGTGATGCTGGATGGCTTCATCTCATCTGTCGCGGGCCTGGTGGCGGCGCGGCTGTGTCCCAGGGTGATGCCCTTCCTGCTCGCCAGTCACATGTCGCGTGAGGCGGGGCATCGCCGGGTGCTGGAGGCCCTGCGGCTGCGGCCCCTGTTGGACCTGGGCCTGCGGCTGGGCGAGGGCACGGGCGCGGTGCTCGCCATGGGCCTGTTGGACAGCAGCCTGCACATCCTGCACGAGATGGCCACGTTCGCCTCGGCGGGCGTCGCGGAGAAGTCGCGGCGCTGA
- a CDS encoding DHA2 family efflux MFS transporter permease subunit, whose amino-acid sequence MKGEVITGSKAGITIAAMAAALMSVLDISIVNVALSDIRASFGTPLDQIAWVSTGYMMANVVVIPMTGWLQRRFGFRRYFTASILMFTAASVLCGLAWNLPSLVLFRILQGVGGGAIIPTSQAILFARYPQKEHGMAGALFGLGAVTGPLLGPTVGGMLIEVASWHWIFLINLPVGLFAAYMAWRHIEQKDFEPSTDRVDRWGIALLAVGMAALQFVLEEGTREDWFDSMKITVLAVIAGVALITFIVHELETPQPVVDLRVFANRSYAAATGVNFLIGTALFGGSFLFSLFCGTVMRYSALDIGLVFLKGSAIQLLLMPLIGRFGGKVDGRLLVGLGIIGMSFSLWTNGHLTSTADEAALITPVFIRACSMGFIFVPLSVMALSNLRPDQRGNAAGLFNLTRELGGSIGTAWMSSALNRLTKVNATALSSHVDVYGQVTQEQLAGLKATVAARVTDPLAAAYGLMGQRINLQALVRAFNANFTVLTAIFACSLVLVVMLRRANPGVKVEGAH is encoded by the coding sequence GTGAAGGGTGAGGTCATCACCGGCTCGAAGGCCGGTATCACCATCGCCGCCATGGCCGCGGCGCTGATGTCCGTGCTGGACATCTCCATCGTCAACGTCGCGCTCAGTGACATCCGCGCGAGCTTTGGCACGCCGTTGGACCAGATTGCGTGGGTGTCCACCGGCTACATGATGGCCAACGTGGTCGTCATCCCGATGACGGGATGGCTCCAGCGGCGCTTCGGCTTCCGGCGCTACTTCACCGCGTCCATCCTCATGTTCACCGCGGCCAGCGTGTTGTGTGGCCTGGCGTGGAACCTGCCGTCGCTGGTGCTCTTCCGCATCCTCCAGGGCGTGGGCGGCGGCGCCATCATCCCCACGTCGCAGGCCATCCTCTTCGCGCGCTATCCCCAGAAGGAGCACGGCATGGCCGGCGCGCTCTTCGGCCTGGGCGCGGTGACGGGGCCGCTCCTGGGGCCCACCGTGGGCGGGATGCTCATCGAGGTGGCGAGCTGGCACTGGATTTTCCTCATCAACCTGCCGGTGGGCCTGTTCGCCGCGTACATGGCGTGGCGCCACATCGAGCAGAAGGACTTCGAGCCCTCCACGGACCGCGTGGACCGCTGGGGCATCGCGCTCCTGGCGGTGGGCATGGCGGCGCTCCAGTTCGTGCTGGAGGAGGGCACTCGCGAGGACTGGTTCGACAGCATGAAAATCACCGTGCTCGCGGTGATAGCGGGCGTGGCGCTCATCACGTTCATTGTCCATGAGCTGGAGACACCTCAACCCGTGGTGGACTTGCGGGTGTTCGCCAACCGCTCCTACGCGGCGGCGACAGGCGTCAACTTCCTCATCGGCACGGCGCTATTTGGCGGTTCGTTCCTCTTCAGCCTCTTCTGCGGCACGGTGATGCGCTACTCGGCGCTCGACATCGGGCTGGTGTTCCTCAAGGGCAGCGCCATCCAGTTGCTGCTGATGCCGCTCATCGGACGCTTCGGAGGCAAGGTGGACGGGCGCCTGCTCGTGGGCCTGGGCATCATCGGCATGAGCTTCTCGCTGTGGACCAACGGCCACCTGACGAGCACGGCGGACGAGGCGGCGTTGATTACCCCCGTGTTCATCCGCGCCTGCTCCATGGGCTTCATCTTCGTGCCCCTCTCGGTGATGGCGCTCAGCAACCTGCGGCCGGACCAGCGCGGCAACGCGGCGGGGTTGTTCAACCTGACGCGCGAGCTGGGCGGCTCCATCGGCACCGCGTGGATGAGCAGCGCGCTCAACCGGCTCACGAAGGTGAACGCCACGGCGCTCTCTTCACACGTGGATGTGTACGGGCAGGTGACGCAGGAGCAACTCGCCGGCCTCAAGGCCACGGTCGCCGCGCGGGTGACGGACCCCTTGGCCGCCGCCTACGGCCTGATGGGTCAGCGCATCAACCTGCAGGCGCTGGTGCGCGCCTTCAACGCCAACTTCACCGTGCTCACCGCCATCTTCGCCTGCTCGCTGGTGCTGGTGGTGATGCTGCGGCGCGCGAACCCGGGGGTGAAGGTGGAGGGCGCGCACTGA
- a CDS encoding polysaccharide lyase, whose amino-acid sequence MTPSLRLAALALLAPSLASASVVWKGDFETGNLSQWTRTQSVSNSRLQVVTDTVREGRYALKATVRQGDDPIGASGNRNELLYISEEKTGSTYFYKWSTLFPSNYPLADGWQVFAQWHQEGCCGSPPLEFFVRGDRMHLRVGGADGPIPWEGPLSRGQWHDFVLQVKWSANPKVGFVQLWHNGKLVLPKTMGATQYGSEMNYLKLGLYREDSIKPEASVYHDGFVMSTALEDVMPPPPPPPPPTPEPTPTPTPEPTPTPTPTPAPDPTPTPGPNPTPPVINVPTPTNPGTPGTGVVNNDDRESPKPGGGCGSTATGGAPFVAATVLLALALLGRRRKAAEVRVSRR is encoded by the coding sequence TTGACCCCATCCCTTCGACTCGCAGCCCTGGCATTGCTTGCCCCCTCCCTCGCATCCGCGAGCGTGGTGTGGAAAGGCGACTTCGAGACCGGCAACCTTTCGCAGTGGACGCGCACACAAAGCGTCTCCAACAGCCGCCTGCAGGTGGTGACGGACACGGTGCGAGAGGGCCGCTACGCGCTGAAGGCCACGGTCCGCCAAGGGGATGACCCCATCGGCGCCAGCGGCAACCGAAACGAGCTGCTCTACATCAGTGAAGAGAAGACCGGCTCGACGTACTTCTACAAGTGGAGCACGTTGTTCCCCAGCAACTACCCGCTCGCCGACGGCTGGCAGGTCTTCGCGCAGTGGCACCAGGAAGGCTGCTGTGGCTCGCCGCCGCTGGAGTTCTTCGTGCGCGGGGACCGGATGCACCTGCGCGTGGGAGGAGCGGACGGCCCCATCCCGTGGGAGGGCCCGCTGTCCCGAGGTCAGTGGCACGACTTCGTGCTTCAGGTGAAGTGGTCCGCCAACCCCAAGGTGGGCTTCGTCCAGCTCTGGCACAACGGGAAGCTGGTGCTGCCCAAGACGATGGGCGCCACGCAGTACGGCAGCGAGATGAACTATCTCAAGCTCGGCCTGTATCGCGAGGACAGCATCAAGCCCGAGGCCAGCGTGTACCACGACGGCTTCGTCATGAGCACCGCGCTGGAGGACGTCATGCCTCCTCCGCCCCCGCCTCCGCCTCCGACCCCAGAGCCGACGCCGACGCCGACTCCTGAACCGACGCCGACGCCCACGCCGACGCCCGCTCCGGACCCGACGCCTACGCCGGGTCCGAATCCGACGCCGCCCGTCATCAACGTGCCCACGCCCACCAACCCCGGCACCCCGGGCACGGGCGTGGTGAACAACGACGACCGCGAGAGCCCCAAGCCCGGCGGCGGCTGCGGCTCCACGGCCACCGGCGGCGCGCCGTTCGTCGCGGCCACGGTGCTGCTGGCGCTGGCCCTGCTGGGACGCCGACGCAAGGCCGCCGAGGTTCGCGTCTCGCGGCGCTGA
- a CDS encoding HD domain-containing phosphohydrolase gives MNLRQEPVASLSSLSTVLDLANGLDGEKSLLTGLFALELALEGGLSPADARAAFYVGLLRHLGCTAYAAEESRLGNDVHLRRNLLRGDAGRSEHVVRSVLGASSSLPRRAAGLARLLTSSRRLRSEWFAEACGAARLLASGLGLDARVLQGLDEVFERWDGAGGPCHLGGTDLLEVGRVAQAAHVAVVFFVGSGAAVAQEALALQSGTTLDPSWAKRALAATASLQTLSDARIEAAEACLLDAPPTLDANALATTFGDFADLQSPFTRGHSRRVAEACATAAPRLGLDSEEQATLQLAAYLHDLGHVTLPTGLWLRPDWSSSDRETSRAHAHATEQLLSATPLLREAGRLAGAHHERLDGGGYPRGLAPAALSRAARLLAVADVWVALQEERPHRPARAAALARQVLEAEVKEGRLDADCVAVVVGTKDVRRAPAPGPTSALTPREVEVLRLLAGGATNKEIARKLGVSDRTVQHHTIHIYEKLGVSTRAGASLVAARAGIV, from the coding sequence ATGAACCTGCGCCAGGAGCCGGTGGCTTCGCTCTCCTCGCTGTCCACCGTGCTCGACCTCGCCAATGGACTGGACGGGGAGAAGAGCCTGCTCACCGGCCTGTTCGCGCTGGAGCTGGCGCTGGAGGGTGGCCTGTCTCCAGCCGATGCGCGGGCCGCCTTCTACGTGGGCCTGCTGCGCCACCTGGGCTGCACCGCCTACGCCGCCGAGGAGTCGCGGCTGGGCAATGACGTCCACCTGCGCCGCAACCTGCTGCGTGGAGACGCGGGCCGCTCCGAGCATGTCGTGCGCTCGGTCCTGGGCGCCAGCTCCTCCTTGCCTCGCCGCGCCGCCGGACTCGCGCGGCTGCTGACGTCCTCGCGACGACTGCGCTCGGAGTGGTTCGCGGAGGCGTGTGGCGCGGCGCGACTGCTCGCCTCGGGCCTGGGGTTGGATGCGCGGGTGCTCCAGGGGCTGGATGAGGTCTTCGAGCGTTGGGACGGAGCGGGTGGTCCGTGTCACCTGGGCGGCACGGACCTGCTGGAAGTCGGGCGGGTCGCGCAGGCGGCTCACGTGGCCGTCGTCTTCTTCGTCGGCTCGGGCGCGGCCGTCGCACAGGAGGCCCTGGCGCTACAGTCCGGGACGACGCTGGACCCGTCGTGGGCGAAGCGGGCCCTGGCCGCGACCGCCTCGCTCCAGACCTTGTCGGATGCGCGCATCGAAGCGGCGGAGGCGTGCCTGCTCGACGCCCCGCCCACCCTCGACGCGAATGCGCTGGCGACGACCTTCGGAGACTTCGCGGACCTGCAGAGCCCCTTCACCCGTGGACACTCGCGGCGGGTGGCGGAGGCGTGCGCGACCGCCGCGCCTCGGCTGGGGCTGGACTCCGAGGAACAAGCCACGCTCCAACTCGCGGCGTACCTGCACGACCTGGGACACGTGACGCTGCCCACCGGACTGTGGCTCCGACCCGACTGGTCCTCTTCGGACCGGGAGACATCCAGGGCGCATGCCCACGCCACCGAGCAGTTGCTCTCCGCCACGCCCCTGTTGCGGGAGGCGGGGAGGCTCGCGGGCGCGCATCACGAGCGACTGGATGGTGGTGGCTATCCCCGAGGACTCGCGCCCGCCGCGCTGTCCCGAGCCGCGCGACTGCTCGCGGTGGCCGACGTCTGGGTCGCGCTCCAGGAGGAGCGTCCCCACCGCCCCGCGCGGGCCGCGGCCCTGGCCCGTCAGGTCCTGGAGGCCGAGGTGAAGGAGGGCCGACTGGATGCGGACTGCGTCGCGGTGGTGGTCGGGACGAAGGACGTCCGGCGCGCGCCAGCCCCTGGCCCCACGTCCGCGCTGACGCCTCGTGAGGTGGAGGTGCTGCGCTTGCTGGCGGGGGGCGCGACGAACAAGGAGATCGCGAGGAAGCTCGGGGTGTCGGACCGCACGGTGCAGCACCACACCATCCACATCTACGAGAAGCTGGGCGTGAGCACTCGCGCGGGGGCCTCACTGGTGGCCGCGCGCGCGGGCATCGTGTGA
- the cobS gene encoding adenosylcobinamide-GDP ribazoletransferase yields the protein MKRLLASIAFLTRIPVPGAATFDAADVGRSTLCFPLVGALLAAVLVGVRHLLYPLLPATVTAYVLLGLYALLTGALHLDGLADMADGFGGGRTKEDVLRIMRDHVIGAYAGVTLVLMVGLKASALAALLERGHADTALVVALVLGRWGSVPQGWLLPYARRTGGLGMAITDHVGRVEVLGATVLALGFALGLMGWRGGVLLAAVGGVSALQGWWCRRKIDGITGDTMGANTEICEAVVLVLALALG from the coding sequence ATGAAGCGACTCCTCGCCAGCATCGCCTTCCTCACGCGCATCCCCGTCCCCGGCGCCGCGACCTTCGACGCCGCCGACGTGGGCCGCTCGACGCTCTGCTTTCCCCTGGTGGGTGCCCTGCTGGCGGCGGTGCTCGTGGGCGTCCGCCACCTGCTCTATCCGCTGCTTCCGGCCACAGTGACCGCGTATGTGCTGCTCGGCCTGTACGCGCTGCTCACCGGCGCGCTGCACCTGGATGGGCTGGCGGACATGGCCGACGGCTTCGGCGGCGGGCGCACGAAGGAGGACGTGCTGCGCATCATGCGCGACCACGTGATTGGCGCGTATGCCGGCGTCACGCTGGTGTTGATGGTGGGCCTGAAGGCGAGCGCGCTCGCGGCGCTGCTGGAGCGGGGACACGCGGACACGGCGCTGGTGGTGGCGCTGGTGCTCGGCCGGTGGGGCTCCGTTCCGCAAGGGTGGCTCCTGCCCTATGCGCGCCGAACGGGAGGTCTGGGCATGGCCATCACCGACCACGTCGGGCGTGTCGAGGTGCTGGGCGCCACGGTGCTCGCGCTCGGCTTCGCGCTGGGGTTGATGGGGTGGCGAGGCGGCGTGCTGCTCGCCGCGGTGGGCGGCGTGTCCGCGCTCCAGGGGTGGTGGTGCCGCAGGAAGATTGACGGCATCACCGGCGATACCATGGGCGCCAACACCGAGATATGCGAGGCAGTGGTGCTCGTGCTGGCGCTGGCGCTCGGCTGA
- a CDS encoding alpha/beta hydrolase, protein MNRSFLFLTALTALVLTQGCAATTACRTRPETSPGFERTASDGVCLSHIQWEPAQPPVRGVVVLIHGLRDYSDRYSGLAESLRAQGFAVVAQDHRGHGHSGGDRQRIESMQQLVDDVDGVVQDARARHPGAPVLVFGHSMGGLVATHYTLQHAADVSGLILSGAALALPPGVSGFDTRLAKIFGTLLPGLPAQALDSEMFLHDGPEKERFLADPLITHEKLPARSAKALIAAIEALDGKLQDLKLPLLVVHGGEDVITSLEGSRAVVAQATSTDKRLIIYEGQRHDLAHEPDAQKVVGDIVSWVEAHVPR, encoded by the coding sequence ATGAACAGGTCCTTCCTCTTCCTCACCGCCCTGACCGCGCTCGTCCTCACACAGGGCTGCGCCGCCACCACCGCGTGCCGCACGCGTCCCGAGACGTCCCCCGGCTTCGAGCGGACCGCCTCCGATGGCGTGTGCCTGAGCCACATCCAGTGGGAGCCCGCGCAGCCCCCCGTGCGAGGCGTGGTGGTCCTCATCCACGGCTTGAGGGACTACTCCGACCGCTACAGCGGGCTGGCGGAATCGCTCCGGGCCCAGGGCTTCGCCGTCGTCGCGCAGGACCACCGGGGCCACGGCCACTCCGGTGGTGACCGCCAGAGGATTGAGTCGATGCAGCAGTTGGTGGACGACGTGGATGGCGTCGTCCAGGACGCGCGCGCGCGACACCCGGGTGCGCCAGTCCTGGTGTTCGGCCACAGCATGGGCGGCCTCGTCGCCACGCACTACACGCTCCAGCACGCCGCGGACGTGTCGGGACTCATCCTGAGCGGCGCGGCCCTCGCGCTCCCGCCTGGCGTGTCTGGCTTCGACACACGCCTGGCGAAAATCTTCGGCACGCTCCTCCCGGGACTGCCCGCGCAGGCACTGGACAGCGAGATGTTCCTTCACGATGGCCCGGAGAAGGAGCGGTTCCTCGCGGATCCGCTCATCACCCACGAGAAGCTTCCCGCGCGCTCCGCCAAGGCGCTCATCGCCGCCATCGAAGCGCTGGACGGGAAGCTCCAGGACCTGAAGCTCCCGCTGCTGGTGGTGCACGGAGGCGAGGACGTCATCACCTCCCTCGAGGGCAGCCGGGCCGTGGTGGCGCAGGCCACGAGCACCGACAAGCGCCTCATCATCTACGAGGGCCAGCGCCACGACCTCGCGCACGAACCCGACGCTCAGAAGGTCGTCGGAGACATCGTGAGCTGGGTGGAGGCACACGTCCCTCGGTGA